In Capricornis sumatraensis isolate serow.1 chromosome 6, serow.2, whole genome shotgun sequence, the genomic window CCTCAGCCCCATCCACAGCGCAGAGAGGAAAAGCGCAAGGGACTATGACCAACACTTGTTACTgacagcatcagagtattttctaaGATGCCTGGTTCAAAACAGAGTACTGGTAACATGATAACAGCAGGGTTAGCAGAAAAAGCAATACTATTTCACGCTTTTGTTTCAACCTTAACCTAAggtgaagaaaaagaacacataATTAGTTAAAGGCATTAATATGACAAAGCTTTTATTTCAAAGTCTCAAATTTTGACCAGCATAGCACCACTGACCCAGGTGCCCTGATGGAACTTTATGATTTGGTCACCAGAAATGATTATGCCAAGCTATAATTAAGGCTAACCAATCGAAATCCAGGTACCCAATACCAGTTAGAATTCAGGTAGAAACTACCAGTTGTAGGAACCCTGGGGCTGGTCTTCCAGGGAACCTCTGAATTATTTAAGTGCTACAGCATGTACAAGGACACTGGCCCACAGGCTTGCTTCTCACACACAGAAACTGATTGACTAAGAGGTAGATGAGAGATTCCAGATTCCACTGGGCAGTGGAGAGGCGGGGCTCCAGCCACTGTGTCAGTCCCCGAGGCAAGTCCACTGAAGCCTGAGCTCAGGTAGGGGGCCACCTCCTGGCACCTCTTCCTCGaggtggaaggggaggagagCGACCGCTGTTCTGTGCCGCCAACTCCTCTTCCCAGGCCAGGCAGGGCCTCTCCTCCTCCACGCTGACCCACCTGcctcccagggttgatctcacaAGCCACTGGTTCCACAGAGGGGTGGATGTAGAGCCTCATCACATCGTCAGAACATGACTTACTAACAATTTTCCACACACACCGAACTTCACAGGTGATCCCACGGCCTCCACCcgcctccccacctctcccctcccctcttagGAGACGGACCAGAGGCTTCCCTTTTGGTTTTCCTCCCTGGGGAATCAGTTCATAGGAGATGCTAAATCTGACAGTGAGCATTATGAGTTTATCCACAGACAGACGTGTAACTGCATATGCTAGATTAAGAGAAGACACATGCTGACTACTTCTCAAAACATAAGAACTGAAGGATTTTGCTCTATTATGCACAGTGGTTTGGGGTGTCTCAAATAAActgtataaaaaaatgaaatcatgttcATGTATGAATTAAGCTGACTTCATGAGCTCTACAGAGACACATTAACCTGTGCTGTTCCCCTGGAAGCTCTCAAGCCAAGGCTCAGCCTAACAGATGCTGCCCAAAGGGTTGGAAGGCCACAGGGTCGGCCCAGAGAAGGCCAGGTCAGTCACCCAGAGGTCTCCTCAGACTGTCTCAGATGCTACCCTGGTGGCTTCTATGCTCTGGGCTGCCCAATCCTCTTATAGAGATGGGAAAATATTTACCAACCTTCAGTATTGGGTTGGGGCAACAACAGAAGCTCAGGGTCTGTACTTTAAAACCATAGAACAGAACAGTAATAAAGCCCACGATGGAGGGGGGTTgacttcacttttgtttttttacctGAAAACAGTAATCTAGGCCCAGGAAAGATGCTGTAAGTGGCATGAAAGTGTGAAGAAGCGAAGCAGAAAACGGGCTTGTCGTTGGGTGAGATGTGTCAGGCTGGACCGGCCCCCGAAATCTGCACAGAACAAAGGGTAAATGCGCCGTAAAAGATCCCACTAAACAGGACTCCACATCATCAGAACAAAGACGAACACTAGCTCTTCTGACTTCCAAACTGTAACGTGTAATACAAGTTGGTTAAAATACCGCTAAAACAGCACATACAGAAACAACACCTTACTTGTCGCTCCCTATTCATAAGTACATACTCCTTTTACAACTTTGTctttaaaactgggaaaaattgTTAAAACATCTAACGATGATGTTTTCAAAAGTATATACACACCTGTTAGTCCAGAGAATGCTCGCTCTGGACCCAGTGTCAGCACCATCAAAGTGCAGCATCTGTGACTGCAAATCAGACAAAAAAATACAGTACTTTCTGAAGCCTAGAGCCAGCTCATGATAGACTTTAAAGCATTTCTGGCAGACAGGCGTGTCCTCAAGGGTGTTCCTTTTAGACAGGCACAAAGTTGCCACTGGTTACATGTAGTGCATTTTGCATCACTGTATACAAGTATATAATATTCTCATCAGAAGGTATATAGGAAATTTAATTAAATGCTTCGGTTTTACAAAAATTGCTAAAAAATGTTTTTGCACTTCAATGTTTAATTTTTCAATGTGCCACTTCTAACATCAATTACAGACTACTTTCCGACTGCATTACTCAACCCTAAGGAAGAACGTGGTTTCAGGGACTGGATCCCTTCTCTGAATGTGTGCACTGCACTCAGAAATGCGGTGGCACAAGCACGACACCTGTGAACTCTCCACTTGTTAGTCTTCGAAATCTGCATGAGCCACTCACAGCCTGAAGTCTTAAACCCCATGGCATTAACCACCAACCAACCAGAGATTTTAGTTCCAGTCCTACAACTGGCATCGGCGTTATCTCGAGGTCAGGCTAGAGCAAAGTGCTGGGGAGGTTGCTGCTCTGCCAGCGCAGGCAGGTGGTCTTCGAGTGTTTGTACAGGTGGCTGGACTGACTGAACCTCTTGCCGCACTTCAGGCAGGCATAGGGTTTTTCACCTGTGTGAACACGGATGTGCTTCTTGCAATCTGTCAAGGTCAAGAAAGTCTTGCAGCAGATTTTGCAGGCATACTTGCGAGCCCCCTCTACAACCAAGACATTGTGCTCCGATAAGGCCTTCTTGCACTTCGACAAGACATCAGCAGATGCCCTTGTCAGCTGCGGGGGGCCGGGCTGCGAAGGGTGGCCGTTTTCAAATGAGGACGTGGCTGCATTCATCATTAGCTGGGAACTGGCAGAATTCTCTGGGATCTGTGAGCTCCTGACAGAAGTTACCACTGGCATTTTGGGAGCTATGCGGCGGTAGTATGGAAAGTTACTGGCTCCTCCTCGAGGGGAACCCATCATTACCCTGGAAAAGGAGGAGTGCAATCCCAAACCGGACCTGGAAAAATCCATCCCAAACTGTTCTCCTCCTTGGTAGCCTGAGGTCTGCACACACGGTAGGCCCATCACATCCTGCATGGGCCTGACAAAGTGGGAGTCCGCGGGCTCGCTGAATGGGTTCTCCACATGAGCACCAGGGGCCGAGGAGGGCCCGCTCACAGGCCCAGCCTCCGGACTCAACAAATAAGGGGCCTCCCCCTCCAGCCTGCAGTCACTGGTTGTGTTTGGGAGATTATCGTCATTGTTCTGATTGGTACTAAAGTTACTTCCTCTGCTCTTGttaagaaaatttgaaatactAAAGGTGGATTTATGTTCGAGGTTATTGGTGACTTCCAAAATGTGGATGTCCCCTACCCGGTCAGTGCTAGACTGGGGATCTGAAAAACTCCGGTCGCTGCTCTCTGGGCTGAGGTCTATCTTCTCGGCACTGACCACCACCCCCTCCACCTCCACCGACTCGCTGCCTTCCGCTTGGGAGGTCACGTCACTCACTTCGTCCTGTGGCTCAGGAGAGCTCAGGGGCTCAGATTTCACCACCACTCTCATGTGCTCCTTCTCACCAAGGCCCACCTCCGGGTTTTCACACTGAAAAGCACTCTTCTCAGCTGTGGCTTCCTGCTCAAAACTAGTCTCGACCTGAGTGGCACGGGAGGCCATGGAGAGCTGGGCCATATTGCTGGCGCTGTTGTCGGACTGGCTGGGCACCTGGGCATCTTCTTGAGCGCCGAAGGACTGGTCAAACATGATGGTGTTGTCATCTGGGTTGTCGGCCATCCCATCGGCCTTAGGGTTGTCCACGATTTTCAGAGAATCTGGAGAAAAGAACTCCTCCCGGGAATGAACCCCCGGCCCGTTCTCTGGCGTCACGTCGGAGATGGCAGACTCGTCCAGGGTGGGTCGGAGGCGCTGTCTGGCCCGCTCCTCTGCAGACTGCTTGCGCTTGTGCAGGCGGCGCATGGGGAAGGGCGTCCGCTGGTCCAGGTTACCACGCATCGAGGAGCTCATGGGGGCTGGCTGCTCCTCGCCGCTCTGGCTGGAACTGAGGGCGGAGCTCACAATGCTCAGTCCCAGCTGCTGCAGCATAAAGGAGCGCTGCATGCGGGCGCTCTGCTCCTGAACACGCTCGCTGGGGGGAGACATGGGCAGCGTCCGTGTCGTCAGGTAATGTTTACATGCCTTAACAACAGAGTTCAGGTGCAGGTGAGAGGCTGCCAATAAGACATCCATGACATTGCTCTCCCCTAGCATGAGAGTGGAGGTGTACATCATGTCAATCAGTGCAGCGAAGGCCTCTGCTGTCACCACTTCGCTATCCAGCTGGATCATGTTCATGGTCTGATCTCCCTCTGCCACTGAGAACAGGGCTCGGAAATGCGTGCTGCACGCTGCTAGTACCGAGCGGTGGGCTTTGAAATGTCTGTTCCCCACTACAATGACACAGTCACAGAGCTGCCCGTGAAGTCTCTGATAGTTCAGCTGCTGGAAGATCTGTTCAAAGTGACCAGGAAAATCCATGATCCtacaatacaaagaaagaaagaattaacaTGCAGAACAGCTTAAGTCAAAGTCAGAGCACAGAGCGGGCACTGACCAGAGAGGCATGAATGGCCAAGCGTGGACCTTTCAAAGCTTGTGATGTTCCTGCTGGGGACACACAGACGAAACACCTGTCCAATAAGGAACAAATGCTGACTCAGCTAACAGCCTCGGAAATCTAGATGGACACGCGCAGATCAGCAACTGGCTGTTTACAGGCTTCCTTTTACTCTTAAATAACCCACTTTTAACACTTGGGGCCATTGTTAGAAAAGACCAACATGTGGGTGATGGAACAACTATACCTGACAAGTCCAGAGTTCTGCATTCCTGAGAACAACAAACTCCAAGAAACTCTAAACTGAGACTTTTGACAACCTTAAACGATGAAAAGTGCAAATCAACATTAGTGGGAAGATGTCCAGTTCTAGATGGTAGTAAACTGCACACATGCATTTACCCTTCTCCACCCCATACATACTCCCGAAACCCCATTAAAAAGACACCAATGTGTCTTggtttgttgctgttttaaaggtaaaaacccacaaggaaaaaaagaatcgGAAAGAGGTGTTAATGGTATTTTGGAAACTGGTGAGCAGGTAAACAAATGTGTGCTGACTTAGCACACCTAGAAAACTGAACcctaagttacagtccatggagtcacaaaagagtcggacacgacttagagactaaacaacaacaattaaaactGGCAGTGGTTAAAACAATCTGACTTATACATAAGTCCCCATCCACCCAGAGGCTCAGAACTGGCTGCCACGGTGCCAGAGGAAGTGGAGCAAAGATGATGCCAAGACAAAAGGACTGGCTCGAAGtctactcaattaaaaaaaaaacaaaaaacatggagGTTCCACACTTGTGGCACAGAAAAGGTAAACCTATAGAGACAGAGAACAGATTAATGGCTCTCTGGGGCTGGGCTCAGGGCAGGACTGCAATAAGGGACTTTCAGGgacatgatggaaatgttctaatatGATGATTACGCatcaaattttctaaaaatacttgatctgtacacttaaaatggggaATGTTATGGTATGTACATTATACCACAGAAAAACTCAATtaattaaacttcaaaaaaaacgggaaaagaaaaacaggagacaAGCAAGC contains:
- the ZBTB5 gene encoding zinc finger and BTB domain-containing protein 5; its protein translation is MDFPGHFEQIFQQLNYQRLHGQLCDCVIVVGNRHFKAHRSVLAACSTHFRALFSVAEGDQTMNMIQLDSEVVTAEAFAALIDMMYTSTLMLGESNVMDVLLAASHLHLNSVVKACKHYLTTRTLPMSPPSERVQEQSARMQRSFMLQQLGLSIVSSALSSSQSGEEQPAPMSSSMRGNLDQRTPFPMRRLHKRKQSAEERARQRLRPTLDESAISDVTPENGPGVHSREEFFSPDSLKIVDNPKADGMADNPDDNTIMFDQSFGAQEDAQVPSQSDNSASNMAQLSMASRATQVETSFEQEATAEKSAFQCENPEVGLGEKEHMRVVVKSEPLSSPEPQDEVSDVTSQAEGSESVEVEGVVVSAEKIDLSPESSDRSFSDPQSSTDRVGDIHILEVTNNLEHKSTFSISNFLNKSRGSNFSTNQNNDDNLPNTTSDCRLEGEAPYLLSPEAGPVSGPSSAPGAHVENPFSEPADSHFVRPMQDVMGLPCVQTSGYQGGEQFGMDFSRSGLGLHSSFSRVMMGSPRGGASNFPYYRRIAPKMPVVTSVRSSQIPENSASSQLMMNAATSSFENGHPSQPGPPQLTRASADVLSKCKKALSEHNVLVVEGARKYACKICCKTFLTLTDCKKHIRVHTGEKPYACLKCGKRFSQSSHLYKHSKTTCLRWQSSNLPSTLL